One window from the genome of Jiangella alba encodes:
- a CDS encoding alpha/beta fold hydrolase, whose translation MHIVLIPGLWLDGSSWDRVIPVLERAGHTTHPLTLPGLESRDADRSAVTLQDHIDAVVAAVDAVPEDEGKVLVVGHSMGSALAYLAADARPDHVARTVYIGGFPARDGEPLGNFPAENGEIPLPTWEDIGEDDLKDLDDAARADFRARAVPSPQRFATDPVRLTDERRYDVPVTVICPEFSAAQLREWIDAGEPSVQEFTRLRDVEYVDLPTGHWPQFSRPDELGRAIDAAAAK comes from the coding sequence ATGCACATCGTTCTGATCCCGGGCCTCTGGCTCGACGGGTCGTCGTGGGACCGGGTGATCCCCGTCCTCGAGCGGGCCGGCCACACGACGCACCCACTCACGCTGCCCGGTCTGGAGTCCCGCGACGCCGACCGGTCCGCCGTCACGCTGCAGGACCACATCGACGCGGTGGTGGCGGCGGTCGACGCGGTGCCGGAGGACGAGGGGAAGGTGCTGGTCGTCGGGCATTCGATGGGCTCGGCGCTGGCGTACCTGGCCGCCGACGCCCGGCCGGACCACGTCGCCCGCACCGTCTACATCGGCGGTTTCCCGGCCCGCGACGGCGAGCCGCTCGGGAACTTCCCCGCCGAGAACGGCGAGATCCCGCTGCCCACCTGGGAGGACATTGGCGAGGACGACCTGAAGGACCTCGACGACGCCGCCCGGGCCGACTTCCGCGCCCGCGCCGTCCCGTCGCCGCAGCGGTTCGCCACCGACCCGGTCCGGCTCACCGACGAGCGTCGCTACGACGTCCCGGTCACCGTCATCTGCCCGGAGTTCTCCGCGGCCCAGCTGCGCGAGTGGATCGACGCCGGCGAACCGTCCGTCCAGGAGTTCACCAGGCTGCGCGACGTCGAGTACGTCGACCTGCCGACCGGGCACTGGCCTCAGTTCAGCCGTCCCGACGAGCTCGGCCGGGCCATCGACGCGGCGGCCGCCAAGTGA
- a CDS encoding LysR family transcriptional regulator — protein sequence MNLEQLRGFVEVARLGHFTRAAEHLHLAQPSLSRQISALESDLGAELFHRARGHISLTAAGETLLPLARRMLADADTVRREMAELAGLRRGRVRLGATPTLCVSLVAEAVSAFHGAHPGIDLHVTEGGSRVLIDELAGGALDLALITEAEDRPASLTRTPLLTEELVVVSSAARPPVSSGPAIDLRRLARLPQIVFHESYDLRVTTEAAFRAAGLTPSVVLEGAEMDAVLRFVERGLGVAVVPAMVLLDRPALRSVRLTAPRLTRTVSLAHRSDVTLTRAAAAMQRVVVATAEALAAGSALVSRAPARGRARRSTPTG from the coding sequence ATGAACCTGGAGCAGTTGCGCGGATTCGTCGAGGTGGCCCGGCTCGGCCACTTCACCCGCGCCGCCGAGCACCTGCATCTGGCGCAGCCGTCGCTCAGCCGGCAGATCTCGGCGCTCGAGTCCGACCTCGGCGCCGAGCTGTTCCACCGCGCCCGCGGGCACATCTCCCTCACCGCGGCCGGCGAGACGCTGCTGCCGCTGGCCCGGCGCATGCTGGCCGACGCCGACACCGTCCGCCGCGAGATGGCCGAGCTCGCCGGGCTGCGCCGCGGCCGGGTCCGGCTGGGCGCCACGCCGACGCTGTGCGTCAGCCTGGTCGCGGAGGCGGTCAGCGCCTTCCACGGCGCCCACCCGGGCATCGACCTGCACGTCACCGAGGGCGGCTCGCGGGTGCTGATCGACGAGCTGGCCGGCGGCGCGCTGGACCTCGCGCTGATCACCGAGGCCGAGGACCGGCCGGCCAGCCTCACCCGCACGCCGCTGCTGACCGAGGAGCTCGTGGTGGTCTCGTCCGCGGCGCGGCCGCCGGTCTCGTCCGGCCCGGCCATCGACCTGCGCCGGCTGGCCCGGCTGCCGCAGATCGTCTTCCACGAGAGCTACGACCTGCGCGTCACCACCGAGGCGGCGTTCCGCGCCGCCGGCCTCACCCCGTCCGTCGTGCTGGAGGGGGCCGAGATGGACGCCGTGCTGCGCTTCGTCGAGCGCGGCCTCGGCGTGGCCGTCGTGCCCGCGATGGTGCTGCTGGACCGCCCGGCGCTGCGCTCGGTGCGGCTCACGGCGCCGCGGCTGACCCGTACCGTCAGCCTGGCGCACCGCTCCGACGTCACGCTGACGCGGGCGGCCGCGGCCATGCAGCGGGTCGTCGTCGCCACGGCCGAGGCGCTCGCGGCCGGCAGCGCGCTGGTCAGTCGAGCACCGGCTCGGGGTCGGGCCCGCCGTTCCACGCCCACCGGGTGA
- a CDS encoding ArsR/SmtB family transcription factor: MSIDRAMPDYDLDDQAVVTAPAQLRAMSDPLRSTILELVLERAATVTELAAAVGRPKSTVAHHVGVLVDAGMLRVVRTRRVRAIDERYYGRTARLFRIGKIDHPVIWENDLSVAAAEARAAYEADVMMSIHRHARIPRERGMEFWEKVLELVREFSTIPRSGDTVFGFVAGLYPTEHPALPDPAPEE; the protein is encoded by the coding sequence ATGTCGATCGATCGCGCGATGCCCGATTACGACCTGGACGACCAGGCCGTCGTCACGGCGCCGGCGCAGCTGCGCGCGATGTCCGACCCGCTGCGATCGACCATCCTCGAACTGGTCCTCGAGCGCGCCGCCACGGTGACGGAGCTGGCCGCCGCCGTCGGGCGCCCCAAGTCCACCGTCGCCCACCACGTCGGCGTCCTCGTCGACGCCGGCATGCTCCGTGTCGTCCGAACCCGGCGGGTGCGCGCCATCGACGAGCGCTACTACGGCCGCACGGCCCGGCTGTTCCGCATCGGCAAGATCGACCACCCCGTCATCTGGGAGAACGACCTCTCCGTCGCGGCCGCCGAGGCGCGGGCCGCGTACGAGGCCGACGTGATGATGAGCATCCACCGGCACGCCCGGATCCCGCGGGAGCGGGGGATGGAGTTCTGGGAGAAGGTGCTCGAGCTGGTCCGCGAGTTCAGCACCATCCCTCGTTCCGGCGACACCGTGTTCGGCTTCGTGGCCGGGCTCTACCCGACGGAGCACCCCGCCCTGCCCGATCCCGCCCCCGAGGAGTGA
- a CDS encoding DinB family protein — MSDVDEHGRPEPPVDGDELHTLTGFLDYQRATLAWKCRDVDAAGLNATVGASTMTLGGLLKHLAYVEDDWFTFWLFGRERSAPWATVDWAADYDWDWNSAAGDTPEQLFALWDESVQRSRANLAEAVADGGLSRPADRAWRDGRAASVRWILTHMIEEYARHNGHADLIRESVDGSTGE; from the coding sequence GTGAGCGACGTCGACGAGCACGGCCGTCCCGAGCCCCCGGTCGACGGCGACGAGCTGCACACGCTGACCGGCTTCCTCGACTACCAGCGCGCCACGCTGGCCTGGAAGTGCCGCGACGTCGACGCCGCCGGCCTGAACGCCACCGTCGGCGCGTCGACGATGACGCTCGGCGGGCTGCTCAAGCACCTCGCCTACGTCGAGGACGACTGGTTCACGTTCTGGCTCTTCGGCCGCGAACGCAGCGCGCCCTGGGCCACCGTCGACTGGGCCGCCGACTACGACTGGGACTGGAACTCCGCCGCCGGCGACACGCCCGAGCAGCTGTTCGCGCTGTGGGACGAGTCGGTCCAGCGGTCCCGGGCGAACCTGGCCGAGGCGGTGGCCGACGGCGGGCTGAGCCGGCCCGCCGACCGCGCCTGGCGCGACGGCCGCGCGGCCAGCGTGCGTTGGATCCTGACGCACATGATCGAGGAGTACGCGCGGCACAACGGCCACGCCGACCTCATCCGCGAGTCCGTCGACGGCAGCACCGGGGAGTGA
- a CDS encoding ArsR/SmtB family transcription factor: protein MDELQHQLSVIAEPSRFRIVELLRSGPHSVGGIVDALGMAQPHVSRHLRLLADAGVVDATRQAQQRIYRLRPEPLRDIGAWAQSFAVLWTGRLDRLGDFLDDTDPNGDHT from the coding sequence ATGGACGAGCTGCAGCACCAGCTGAGCGTGATCGCGGAACCCAGCCGGTTCCGCATCGTGGAGCTGCTGCGCTCCGGCCCGCACAGCGTCGGCGGCATCGTCGACGCGCTCGGGATGGCGCAGCCGCACGTGTCGCGGCACCTGCGGCTGCTGGCCGACGCCGGTGTCGTCGACGCGACGCGGCAGGCGCAGCAGCGCATCTACCGGCTGCGTCCCGAGCCGCTGCGCGACATCGGCGCCTGGGCGCAGAGCTTCGCCGTCCTGTGGACCGGGCGGCTCGACCGCCTCGGCGACTTCCTCGACGACACCGACCCGAACGGAGACCACACGTGA
- a CDS encoding alkaline phosphatase D family protein, with product MDVLAQRPLSRRLFVTGLGASVAAASVPSLIRVDGALAAPPGTGGALPDGVFSLGVASGDPLPGGVVLWTRLAPDPLNGGGMPDRPFPVEWEIADDDTFARVVRRGRTVALPQHGHSVHAEVDGLRPGAGYAYRFRAGGQVSPVGRTRTAPAGSVAAVRFAFASCQNWQDGYFTAYHHLAGENVDFVAFLGDYIYESVPRTTTVRTHEGTGEPATLAEYRNRHAQYRSDPNLQAAHAAFPWVVTWDDHEVDNNWADEIPQDPDLQTPEAFRARRQAAFQAYYEHLPLRRGSRPRGLDLQLYRRLRFGDLVDLHVVDTRQYRSDQPSTLEQAETAPLTMTGDEQERWLTDGLTDGGTRWNLLANQVMWAQNDRTAGEVDTFDFDNWDGYRVQRRRLLELFGSDAVTNPVVLTGDRHCTWVADLHPDFDDPASPVVGAEITGTSISSGGNSDPVAFQNTYRPIAAESPHWKYFDNQRGYVVCDVTPERLLSSLRLVDTVWQPDGATVRTAAEFVVEAGRPGVTVEYEEPRSVEQRAQARRDAGPRYDVDDVDETADLQR from the coding sequence ATGGATGTCCTCGCCCAGCGTCCCCTGTCCCGTCGTCTCTTCGTCACCGGCCTCGGCGCGAGCGTCGCGGCCGCCTCCGTCCCCAGCCTGATCCGCGTCGACGGCGCGCTGGCGGCGCCGCCCGGCACCGGCGGCGCGCTGCCGGACGGCGTCTTCTCGCTCGGCGTCGCGTCCGGCGACCCGCTGCCCGGCGGCGTCGTCCTGTGGACGCGGCTCGCGCCGGACCCGCTGAACGGCGGCGGCATGCCGGACCGTCCGTTCCCCGTCGAATGGGAGATCGCCGACGACGACACGTTCGCCCGCGTCGTCCGCCGCGGCCGCACCGTCGCGCTCCCGCAGCACGGCCACAGCGTCCACGCCGAGGTCGACGGCCTGCGGCCGGGCGCCGGCTACGCCTACCGCTTCCGCGCCGGCGGCCAGGTCTCGCCGGTCGGCCGCACGAGGACGGCGCCCGCGGGCTCCGTCGCCGCCGTCCGGTTCGCGTTCGCGAGCTGCCAGAACTGGCAGGACGGCTACTTCACCGCTTATCACCATCTTGCCGGTGAGAACGTGGACTTCGTCGCGTTCCTCGGCGACTACATCTACGAGTCGGTGCCGCGCACCACCACCGTCCGCACCCACGAGGGCACCGGCGAGCCGGCCACGCTGGCCGAGTACCGCAACCGGCACGCCCAGTACCGCTCCGACCCGAACCTGCAGGCCGCCCACGCCGCGTTCCCCTGGGTCGTCACCTGGGACGACCACGAGGTCGACAACAACTGGGCCGACGAGATCCCGCAGGACCCCGACCTCCAGACGCCCGAGGCGTTCCGGGCCCGCCGGCAGGCCGCCTTCCAGGCGTACTACGAGCACCTGCCGCTGCGCCGGGGTTCCCGCCCGCGCGGCCTCGACCTGCAGCTGTACCGGCGGCTGCGGTTCGGCGACCTCGTCGACCTGCACGTCGTCGACACCCGGCAGTACCGCTCGGACCAGCCGTCGACGCTGGAACAGGCCGAGACGGCGCCGCTGACGATGACCGGCGACGAGCAGGAGCGCTGGCTCACCGACGGGCTCACCGACGGCGGCACGCGGTGGAACCTGCTGGCCAACCAGGTGATGTGGGCGCAGAACGACCGCACCGCCGGCGAGGTCGACACGTTCGACTTCGACAACTGGGACGGCTACCGCGTCCAGCGCCGCCGGCTGCTCGAGCTGTTCGGCAGCGACGCCGTGACCAACCCGGTCGTGCTGACGGGGGACCGGCACTGCACCTGGGTCGCCGACCTGCACCCCGACTTCGACGACCCGGCGTCGCCGGTCGTCGGCGCCGAGATCACCGGCACGTCGATCTCGTCCGGCGGCAACTCCGACCCGGTCGCGTTCCAGAACACGTACCGGCCGATCGCCGCCGAGAGCCCGCACTGGAAGTACTTCGACAACCAGCGCGGCTACGTCGTCTGCGACGTCACGCCGGAGCGGTTGCTCAGCTCGCTGCGCCTGGTCGACACCGTCTGGCAGCCCGACGGCGCCACGGTGCGGACGGCGGCGGAGTTCGTGGTCGAGGCCGGCCGGCCCGGCGTCACCGTCGAGTACGAGGAGCCGCGGTCGGTGGAGCAGCGGGCCCAGGCCCGCCGCGACGCCGGCCCGCGCTACGACGTCGACGACGTGGACGAGACGGCCGACCTGCAGCGCTGA
- a CDS encoding VOC family protein, which yields MSEPITMRAFHADDRTRGWRVVGDGATAVFRTGSFAAGARLVAAIAAAGGAGPHRPDVDLRHDTVAVRLLTETPDYMGMTTDDVELAVRISELAREQGLAADPALVQTVQVTIDALVSADVMPFWAAVLGYARRADSPDEDLVDPRWRGPSIWFQDMDAPRPQRNRFHLDIWVAPELAEARVAAALAAGGRLVRDAAPTWWTLADAEGNEADVTCATGRD from the coding sequence ATGTCCGAGCCGATCACCATGCGCGCCTTCCACGCCGACGACCGCACCCGCGGCTGGCGGGTCGTCGGCGACGGCGCCACCGCGGTCTTCCGCACCGGGTCGTTCGCGGCCGGCGCCCGGCTGGTCGCGGCCATCGCGGCCGCGGGCGGCGCCGGGCCGCACCGTCCGGACGTCGACCTGCGGCACGACACCGTCGCCGTCCGCCTGCTCACCGAGACGCCCGACTACATGGGCATGACGACGGACGACGTCGAGCTCGCGGTTCGCATCTCCGAGCTGGCCCGCGAGCAGGGCCTCGCCGCCGACCCGGCGCTGGTCCAGACCGTCCAGGTGACGATCGACGCTCTCGTCAGCGCCGACGTCATGCCCTTCTGGGCGGCCGTGCTCGGGTACGCGCGGCGCGCCGACAGCCCGGACGAGGACCTCGTCGACCCGCGCTGGCGGGGCCCGTCCATCTGGTTCCAGGACATGGACGCGCCCCGCCCGCAGCGCAACCGTTTCCACCTCGACATCTGGGTGGCGCCGGAGCTGGCCGAGGCACGTGTCGCGGCGGCGCTCGCGGCCGGCGGCCGGCTGGTCCGCGACGCCGCGCCGACGTGGTGGACGCTGGCCGACGCCGAGGGCAACGAGGCCGACGTGACCTGCGCGACCGGGCGGGACTGA
- a CDS encoding alpha/beta fold hydrolase: protein MNTLTSKDGTTIAYETTGSGPAVIVVSTVAEDHTGVTGIAAELGQHFTVVNFDRRGRGGSGDPQPYDPAREIDDIEALIDTVGGRAALVSGSGGCMLALDAASALGPKVTALGLFEPPFIVSDIRPPSPAGYVAHQEALVAAGRRSEAVEYFMTQLLLVPAEWVEGMKQDPSWEAMAALAHTYAYDGRIVEGTQDGKPLPRDRWSIEAPVLVQVGENGEPFMHEGAQALAGVLPAVTVEVLPGLDHSAFWMAPASVAESVRTFLTR from the coding sequence ATGAACACTCTGACCTCGAAGGACGGCACCACCATCGCGTACGAGACCACGGGTTCCGGCCCGGCGGTCATCGTCGTCAGCACGGTCGCCGAGGACCACACCGGCGTCACCGGCATCGCGGCCGAGCTGGGCCAGCACTTCACCGTCGTCAACTTCGACCGGCGCGGCCGCGGCGGCAGCGGCGACCCGCAGCCGTACGACCCGGCCCGCGAGATCGACGACATCGAGGCGCTCATCGACACCGTCGGTGGCCGGGCCGCGCTGGTCAGCGGTTCGGGTGGGTGCATGCTCGCGCTCGACGCCGCCTCGGCGCTCGGCCCCAAGGTCACCGCCCTGGGCCTGTTCGAGCCGCCGTTCATCGTCAGCGACATCCGCCCGCCGTCGCCCGCCGGCTACGTCGCGCACCAGGAGGCGCTGGTCGCGGCCGGGAGGCGCAGCGAGGCGGTCGAGTACTTCATGACGCAGCTGCTGCTGGTCCCGGCCGAATGGGTCGAGGGCATGAAGCAGGACCCGTCGTGGGAGGCGATGGCCGCGCTCGCGCACACCTACGCCTATGACGGCCGCATCGTGGAAGGCACCCAGGACGGCAAGCCGCTCCCCCGCGACCGCTGGTCCATCGAGGCGCCCGTGCTGGTGCAGGTGGGCGAGAACGGCGAGCCGTTCATGCACGAGGGCGCCCAGGCGCTGGCCGGCGTGCTGCCCGCCGTCACCGTCGAGGTGCTGCCCGGCCTGGACCACTCGGCGTTCTGGATGGCGCCCGCATCCGTCGCCGAGTCCGTCCGCACCTTCCTGACCCGCTGA
- a CDS encoding pyridoxamine 5'-phosphate oxidase family protein — translation MTATHRVPWPLQRRRLERATDYWLSTTRPDGRPHVVPMWGVWQDGRLYFSTDPASVKGRNLAVEPRAAVHLDGGQDVLVIEGTTARVHDDEVWARVDDEMAAKYVTPDGTPYRMAMDPPNRLFELRPERALAWWEAVTGSTFTRWAWNGGPDPEPVLD, via the coding sequence ATGACCGCGACCCACCGCGTCCCGTGGCCGCTGCAGCGCCGCCGCCTCGAGCGGGCCACCGACTACTGGCTGTCCACCACCCGCCCCGACGGCCGCCCGCACGTGGTGCCGATGTGGGGCGTCTGGCAGGACGGCCGCCTGTACTTCAGCACCGACCCCGCGTCGGTGAAGGGCCGCAACCTGGCCGTCGAGCCGCGCGCCGCCGTGCACCTCGACGGCGGGCAGGACGTGCTGGTCATCGAGGGGACGACGGCGCGGGTGCACGACGACGAGGTGTGGGCGCGGGTCGACGACGAGATGGCGGCGAAGTACGTCACACCCGACGGCACGCCCTACCGGATGGCGATGGACCCGCCGAACCGGCTCTTCGAGCTGCGCCCGGAACGTGCGCTGGCCTGGTGGGAGGCGGTGACCGGGTCGACGTTCACCCGGTGGGCGTGGAACGGCGGGCCCGACCCCGAGCCGGTGCTCGACTGA
- a CDS encoding SRPBCC family protein — MSADGIVIDEQTNTLTITRRYSAAAGRVWAAWTDPVAVARWWGPHGWTTTVERMDVRPGGQWRFSMTPDDGSADAVHIVVTYREVRPHQHLGYVDQFASEDWTIIGDGTPTDVTFTADGTGTRVAIAAVFADGEALQRGVASGMGEGYQEALERLGTIL, encoded by the coding sequence GTGAGCGCCGACGGCATCGTCATCGACGAGCAGACCAACACGCTGACCATCACGCGGCGCTACTCCGCGGCGGCCGGCCGCGTCTGGGCGGCGTGGACCGACCCGGTCGCCGTCGCCCGCTGGTGGGGACCGCACGGCTGGACCACCACGGTCGAGCGGATGGACGTCCGCCCGGGCGGCCAGTGGCGCTTCTCCATGACCCCCGACGACGGTTCGGCCGACGCCGTCCACATCGTCGTCACGTACCGCGAGGTGCGCCCGCACCAGCACCTCGGCTACGTCGACCAGTTCGCATCCGAGGACTGGACCATCATCGGCGACGGCACACCCACCGACGTCACGTTCACCGCCGACGGCACCGGCACCCGGGTCGCCATCGCCGCCGTGTTCGCCGACGGCGAGGCGCTCCAGCGGGGCGTCGCGAGCGGCATGGGCGAGGGCTACCAGGAAGCCCTCGAACGCCTCGGCACGATTCTCTGA
- the argG gene encoding argininosuccinate synthase, whose amino-acid sequence MSKVLTSLPAGERVGIAFSGGLDTSVAVAWMRDKGAVPCTYTADLGQADEDDIDSVPGRAKLYGAEIARLVDCRAALVEEGLAALTCGAFHIRSGGRAYYNTTPLGRAVTGTLLVRAMLEDDVQIWGDGSTFKGNDIERFYRYGLLANPNLRIYKPWLDAAFVGELGGRREMSEWLRAHDLPYRDSTEKAYSTDANIWGATHEAKTLEHLDNGIETVDPIMGVRFWDPEVEIAAEDVTIGFEQGRPISINGNTHASAVDLVLEANAIGGRHGLGMSDQIENRIIEAKSRGIYEAPGMALLHAAYERLVNAIHNEDTVANYHNEGRRLGRLMYEGRWLDPQALMLRESLQRWVGSAVTGEVTLRLRRGEDYSILDTTGPALSYHPDKLSMERTEDSAFGPVDRIGQLTMRNLDIADSRAKLEQYAGLGMVGSAHAELIGATHLVGELPEGGAEAIASRGEVDSDAMLDRAAMEFGTD is encoded by the coding sequence GTGTCCAAAGTGCTCACCTCCCTGCCCGCCGGCGAGCGGGTCGGCATTGCGTTCTCCGGCGGCCTCGACACCTCCGTGGCGGTGGCGTGGATGCGCGACAAGGGCGCGGTGCCCTGCACGTACACCGCCGACCTCGGTCAGGCCGACGAGGACGACATCGACTCGGTGCCGGGGCGGGCGAAGCTGTACGGCGCCGAGATCGCGCGGCTGGTCGACTGCCGCGCCGCGCTGGTCGAGGAGGGGCTGGCGGCGCTGACCTGCGGCGCCTTCCACATCAGGAGCGGCGGCCGCGCGTACTACAACACGACGCCGCTGGGCCGGGCGGTCACGGGCACGCTGCTGGTACGGGCGATGCTCGAGGACGACGTGCAGATCTGGGGCGACGGGTCGACGTTCAAGGGGAACGACATCGAGCGGTTCTACCGCTACGGCCTGCTCGCGAACCCGAACCTGCGCATCTACAAGCCGTGGCTCGACGCCGCGTTCGTGGGGGAGCTGGGCGGGCGGCGCGAGATGAGCGAGTGGCTGCGCGCGCACGACCTCCCGTACCGCGACAGCACCGAGAAGGCGTACTCGACCGACGCGAACATCTGGGGCGCGACGCACGAGGCGAAGACGCTGGAGCACCTCGACAACGGCATCGAGACCGTCGACCCCATCATGGGCGTCCGGTTCTGGGACCCCGAGGTCGAGATCGCCGCCGAGGACGTCACCATCGGCTTCGAGCAGGGCCGTCCCATCAGCATCAACGGCAACACCCACGCCAGCGCCGTCGACCTCGTGCTCGAGGCCAACGCCATCGGCGGCCGGCACGGGCTGGGCATGTCCGACCAGATCGAGAACCGCATCATCGAGGCCAAGAGCCGCGGCATCTACGAGGCGCCCGGCATGGCCCTGCTGCACGCGGCCTACGAGCGGCTGGTCAACGCCATCCACAACGAGGACACCGTCGCCAACTACCACAACGAGGGCCGGCGGCTCGGCCGGCTCATGTACGAGGGCCGCTGGCTCGACCCGCAGGCGCTCATGCTGCGCGAGTCGCTGCAGCGCTGGGTCGGCTCGGCCGTGACGGGCGAGGTGACGCTGCGGCTGCGGCGCGGCGAGGACTACTCGATCCTCGACACCACGGGCCCGGCGCTGAGCTACCACCCGGACAAGCTGTCGATGGAGCGCACCGAGGACTCCGCGTTCGGCCCGGTCGACCGCATCGGCCAGCTCACCATGCGCAACCTCGACATCGCCGACTCGCGGGCCAAGCTCGAGCAGTACGCCGGTCTCGGCATGGTCGGCAGCGCGCACGCGGAGCTCATCGGCGCGACGCACCTGGTGGGGGAGCTGCCGGAGGGCGGCGCCGAGGCCATCGCGTCACGAGGCGAGGTCGACTCCGACGCCATGCTCGACCGCGCCGCCATGGAGTTCGGCACCGACTGA
- a CDS encoding epoxide hydrolase family protein: protein MDLEPVTVAVGRDVLDGLGDRLRATRWPARTSAGDELGPATAELRELCDWWAGGFDWPAVQRRLNRARHLLVRAGGGAVHVAVHDGDDRPPLLLLHGWPSSFLEFERLVPLLAPRTVVVASLPGYGWSERPAGRWTTRDTAGLLAEVMAALGLRRFVAHGTDFGSDVASWLALDRPELVAGLHLSNVDLGPTLAAGEQPSAAERDYLDRFDGWWQGERGYKEIQSTRPGALVPALLDSPAGLAAWVLDKWSTWTDPALGPTVAARAGRDTLPELLTWWWATGTAETSVLDYADNRAAGTTMLPAGARIEVPTAVARFGHERGFREDPPRSWLERMYRLERWTDQPRGGHFAAVEAPDLLAADLLAFAAAAG from the coding sequence ATGGACCTCGAACCGGTGACGGTCGCGGTCGGACGCGACGTGCTGGACGGGCTCGGCGACCGGCTGCGGGCGACGCGCTGGCCGGCCCGGACGTCGGCCGGCGACGAGCTGGGGCCGGCGACCGCCGAGCTGCGCGAGCTGTGCGATTGGTGGGCGGGCGGATTCGACTGGCCGGCCGTGCAGCGGCGGCTCAACCGGGCTCGGCACCTGCTCGTCCGGGCCGGCGGCGGCGCCGTCCACGTGGCGGTGCACGACGGCGACGATCGGCCGCCGCTGCTGCTGTTGCACGGCTGGCCGAGCAGCTTCCTGGAGTTCGAGCGGCTGGTCCCGCTGCTGGCGCCGCGCACCGTCGTCGTCGCGTCGCTGCCGGGCTACGGCTGGTCCGAGCGGCCCGCCGGACGGTGGACGACGCGCGACACGGCGGGCTTGCTGGCTGAGGTGATGGCCGCGCTCGGGCTCCGCCGGTTCGTCGCGCACGGCACCGACTTCGGCTCCGACGTCGCCAGCTGGCTGGCGCTGGACCGGCCGGAACTCGTCGCCGGGCTGCACCTGTCCAACGTCGACCTCGGTCCGACGCTGGCCGCGGGCGAGCAGCCGTCCGCGGCGGAGCGCGACTACCTGGACCGCTTCGACGGCTGGTGGCAGGGCGAGCGCGGCTACAAGGAGATCCAGTCGACCCGGCCCGGCGCGCTGGTCCCGGCGCTGCTGGACTCGCCGGCCGGGCTGGCCGCGTGGGTGCTGGACAAGTGGAGCACGTGGACCGATCCCGCGCTCGGCCCGACGGTGGCCGCGCGGGCCGGGCGCGACACCCTGCCCGAGCTGCTGACCTGGTGGTGGGCGACCGGCACCGCGGAGACATCGGTGCTCGACTACGCCGACAACCGCGCCGCCGGGACGACGATGCTGCCGGCGGGCGCCCGGATCGAGGTGCCGACGGCGGTCGCCCGGTTCGGCCACGAGCGCGGCTTCCGCGAGGACCCGCCGCGGTCCTGGCTGGAGCGGATGTACCGGCTGGAGCGCTGGACCGACCAGCCGCGCGGCGGCCACTTCGCCGCGGTGGAGGCGCCCGATCTGCTCGCCGCCGACCTCCTCGCCTTCGCCGCCGCTGCCGGCTGA